Within the Pseudomonas fulva genome, the region CGGTGATCCTGCACATGGTCAGCCAGGCCAAGGCCGATATCCCGATCGTGTGGATGGACAGCGGCTACAACACCGAGGCCACCTACCGGTTCGCCGATGAGGTCACCCAGCAACTGGGCCTCAACCTGATCACCTACCTGCCCAAGCGCAGCCGTGCCCATCGCGAGGCCATCGATGGCCCGACACCGGGACTGGACGACCCGCGCCACGCCGCATTTACCGAAGAAGTGAAGCTCGAGCCGTTCGCCCGCGCCCTGCGCGAAACCGCGCCTGGCGTATGGTTCACCGCCCTGCGCGCCACCGACACGGCAGTGCGTGCGCAGATGCAGCCGGTGAGCATCAACCCGGACGGCCTGATCAAGGTCGCCCCGTTGCTGCACTGGTCCTCCAAGGATCTCTACGGGTACCTGACCGCCCACGGCCTGCCGAACAACTTCGACTACTTCGACCCCACCAAGGGCGAAGACAACCGCGAGTGTGGCCTGCACCTGAGCCACTGATCTCGAGACGAAAAAAATGGCGCCCTTGCAGGCGCCATTTTTCGTTTGGCTGCGTGGCTCAGTGCAGCGGCAGCTTGACGTCCTTGAACAGCTCTTCGAGCTCGACCTTGTTGTGGCACTGCACGGCCTTGGCCAGCACGTCACGGGTCAGGTGCGGGGCGAAGGTCTCGATGAAATCGCACATGAAGCCGCGCAGGAAGGTGCCGCGACGGAAACCGATGCGCGTCACGCTGGACTCGAACAGTTCGCTGGCATCGAGCACCACCAGGTCCGGGTCCAGGTTCGGATCGACCGCCATGCCGGCCACGATGCCGACACCCAGACCAAGGCGCACGTAGGTCTTGATCACGTCGGCATCGACGGCGGTGAACACCACCTTGGGGGTCAGCCCACGGTGACTGAAGGCTTCATCGAGCTTGGAGCGACCGGTGAAGCCAAAGGTGTAGGTGACGATCTCGTGCTCGGCCAGCGCCTCGAGGGTCAGCTTCGGCAATTTGCTCAGCGGATGCCCCTGGGGCACGATCACGCAGCGGTTCCAGCGGTAGCACGGCATCATCACCAGATCGTTGTAGAGCTCCAGGCCTTCGGTGGCAATGGCGAAGTCCACGGTGCCGTCGGCAGCCATTTCGGCGATCTGCGTCGGCGTGCCCTGATGCATGTGCAGGGCGACTTCCGGGTACTGCTTGATGAAGCTGCTGATCACCGGCGGCAGCGCGTAGCGCGCCTGGGTGTGGGTGGTGGCGATGGACAGCGTGCCCTTCTTCTCGTTGGAGAATTCCTGGGCGATCTGCTTGATGCTCTCGACCTTGCGCAGGATTTCCCCGGCGGTGGTGATGATCCGCTCGCCGGCCGGGGTGACGCGGGTCAGGTGCTTGCCGCTGCGGGCGAAGACTTCGACACCGAGCTCGTCTTCGAGCAGGCGGATCTGCTTGCTGATCCCCGGCTGCGAGGTGTACAGGCTCTGCGCTGTGGCGGAAACGTTGAGGTCATGGTGCGCGACTTCCCAGATGTAGCGCAGTTGCTGAAGCTTCATATAAACCCCTCAAAGCGGATAGGCCGCCGCCTGATCATCGATCAGCTATATAACCATATTAATGGTAAAGGCGGTATATATAGATTTTTTATCTGGGTTCAGCCACTTACTCATGGCGGGATCGATGCTGCAGCATGGGCACCAGGTAAATCGGCACGTCGCATAACTGCAGGAGCCGGGCAGCCGTACGGCCCATGGGCACCTCGAGCGCCGCGCCGTGGCTGTGACTGCCTACGACCAGCAGATCCACGGCGAGTTTCTGGGCGTGCTCGAGAACGGAAATCGGCGGATCACCGCGCAGAACGCTGACCGAGCCGATCAGCTCGAGGTCCTCGGGATTGTCGCCCAGTTCGTCGCGAAACCCCTCGAGCACGCGCAGCTCGATATTGCTCATGACGGTTTCCAGCCCCGTGCTGCGCAGTTCTTTCAGGCGGGCTTCGTCGACGTAGGTCTGCAGAACGGATTCGGCGAACAGGCCCATAGGTTCCACCACGTGCACCACATGCAGGCGCGCCTTGAAACTTCGGGCCATCGCCAGCGCGTGCTGCAACACATAGGGCGCATACAAACCAAGATCGGTGGCGTAGAGAATCGAACGGATCATGCGGCCTCCTCGACTGCCGGCACGGCGGGGCCTGGCTTGAGCTTAGCAGCGTCATGGAAAAGCCACCGTAAAAGGCTAGCCCATGGCCAGCCCGACCGCTGTAACGGCCAGGGCACGTCCCTCAGGGCAGCTCTTCGGGTGCTCTGGCAAACGCCTCGGTCATCGCTGCGCGCAGTTCGACAGCCGCCAGCCTGGCATGCAGCGCGCCGAAGAACGCGCCATCGCGCACCAGGAAAAGCGCCGGCAGCTGGAAGACCTCGTAGCGCTGCACCAGGCCGAAGTTCTCCTGCGCATCGATCCATACCAGACGTTCGATGGACAACGCCATCCCTGGAAGCTGCCGGCGCGCGTAGCGGCAGCTCGCGCAGCCCTGGCTGGTAAAGATCACCAGTGAGGTGCCGGGCAGATCGAGCAATCGCCGATCGGCATCAAAATCGGTCAATTCCAATTGCGTGGCTATACTCGGCAGGACAATATCATTCTGATGGCAACCGGGGTGCTCGTTCATGCGTCGCTTTCTTCGTCATAGCAGCAATCTGCCTGTGGAGTTGAGGCTACGCCGCCACTCGCCCAGCGCCAACCAATGCCTGGACAACATCAGCCTGGGCGGTGCGGCCTGCCAGTCCGGTCACCCCCTGGCCCGGGGCACGCCGGTCACGCTGCACATTCCCGTGCTGGGTGCACAGCTAGCCTACCCGGGTCAGGTCGCCTGGTGCACGCAGCAATCGGAGCATTATCTGCTAGGCGTCGCCTTCAGCGAGCACGCGCCCGAGCTGCGCGCACGCATGGTCGAAGAAATCTGCAACCTGGAACGCTACCGCAGGCATCGCGAACAGCAGGCCGGCCAGGTGCTGCCCCTGGAGCTGATTGCCGAAGAATGGCGCGAGCAGCGGCTGGCCATCTTTCAGCCGTCCAAGCCCTAAATACCATTGTCTCGACGGGCGCTAACGCGCTAAGGTTCGGCTTCCCCGCTGTGCCCATACTGCTGTGCCCGCTGCACGGGGATCGCTGGCGGCCGGCTCCCGTGACCCGATGACCCACCCGATGAAAAGCACGACAGCTGAATTACCGATCAACGACCTCAACGTCGCCTCCAACGAAACCCTGATCACCCCGGAACAGATCAAGCTTGAGATTCCGCTGACCGAACGCGCGCAACGCACCGTATCGGCCGGCCGGCAGGTGGTGCGTGACATCCTCGACGGCAAGGATCACCGCCTGTTCGTGGTGGTCGGCCCCTGCTCCATCCACGACATCAAAGCCGCCCACGAATATGCCGAGCGCCTGAAGGTGCTCGCCGAGGAAGTCTCCGACACCCTGTATCTGGTCATGCGCGTGTACTTCGAGAAGCCGCGCACCACCGTTGGCTGGAAAGGTTTGATCAACGATCCCTACCTCGACGACTCCTTCAAGATCCAGGACGGCCTGCATATCGGCCGCAAGCTCCTGCTCGACCTCGCGGAAATGGGTCTGCCCACCGCCACCGAAGCCCTGGACCCGATTTCCCCGCAATACCTGCAGGACCTGATCAGCTGGTCGGCGATCGGTGCGCGCACCACCGAGTCGCAGACCCACCGGGAAATGGCCTCGGGCCTGTCCTCGGCGGTCGGCTTCAAGAACGGCACCGATGGCGGCCTCACGGTGGCCATCAACGCCCTGCAGTCGGTCTCCAGCCCGCACCGCTTCCTGGGTATCAACCAGCAAGGCGGTGTATCCATCGTCACCACCAAGGGCAACGCCTACGGGCACGTGGTGCTGCGTGGCGGCAACGGCAAGCCGAACTACGATTCGGTCAGCGTGGCCATTTGCGAGCAGGAACTGAAAAAGGCATCGATCAAGCCGAACATCATGGTCGACTGCAGCCACGCCAACTCCAACAAGGACCCGGCGCTGCAACCCCTGGTGATGGACAACGTCGCCAACCAGATCCTCGAAGGCAACCAGTCGATCGTCGGCCTGATGGTCGAAAGCCACCTGGGCTGGGGCAACCAATCGATTCCCAAGGACCTGCAACAGCTCAAGTACGGCGTCTCGATCACCGACGCCTGCATCGATTGGGAAAGCACCGAGAAGACCCTGCGCAGCATGCACGGCAAACTCAAGGACGTGCTGCCCAAGCGCCAGCGCGGCTAATACTGCCACCATGAAAAACGCCGAGCAGATGCTCGGCGTTTTCGTAGGCGGCGCCTATTTCAATCCTGCTCGGCAGCGCCTTCGGTACGCGCCATGTAGCGCTCCACATAGGAGCAGGACGCGATCACCGTGTAGCCCATGCTGTCGGCGTAATCCAGCGCCGTCTTGGTCAGGGCCGCAGCGATGCCACGACCGCGCAACGAGTTGGGCACGAAGGTGCGATAGATATCCAGGGTCTGCTTGCCCAGATCCATATAGGAAAGATAAGCGCGATCCCCATCCACTGTGGTCTCGAACTGGTGACCGGCAAGGTCATGATGAATGGACAGTGGCTCGCTCATTACTACTCCTCTCGATTGGGCCAGGCACGACATCCCCGGCAGGGCCTGCGTACATCCGGTAACAATAGGCTATAAAGCCACTGTAGAACGTAAAGGGCAAGGCAAAATCCGTTCACCGGAAAATTGCCGACCCGGCAGAAATCCGAGACGTGAAAATCCTCGCGCTCAGTCGCGTACACGGCCGCCATCTGTACAGCTATTCGGCGCTAGCGCATTCATTTCAGAGAAAAAATTCGGAACCCTTGCCCCTCGTCCGTTTACTTACTAAAAGTTACAGGTAGTATGTACGCCGG harbors:
- a CDS encoding PilZ domain-containing protein codes for the protein MRRFLRHSSNLPVELRLRRHSPSANQCLDNISLGGAACQSGHPLARGTPVTLHIPVLGAQLAYPGQVAWCTQQSEHYLLGVAFSEHAPELRARMVEEICNLERYRRHREQQAGQVLPLELIAEEWREQRLAIFQPSKP
- a CDS encoding universal stress protein, with the protein product MIRSILYATDLGLYAPYVLQHALAMARSFKARLHVVHVVEPMGLFAESVLQTYVDEARLKELRSTGLETVMSNIELRVLEGFRDELGDNPEDLELIGSVSVLRGDPPISVLEHAQKLAVDLLVVGSHSHGAALEVPMGRTAARLLQLCDVPIYLVPMLQHRSRHE
- the cysB gene encoding HTH-type transcriptional regulator CysB, which gives rise to MKLQQLRYIWEVAHHDLNVSATAQSLYTSQPGISKQIRLLEDELGVEVFARSGKHLTRVTPAGERIITTAGEILRKVESIKQIAQEFSNEKKGTLSIATTHTQARYALPPVISSFIKQYPEVALHMHQGTPTQIAEMAADGTVDFAIATEGLELYNDLVMMPCYRWNRCVIVPQGHPLSKLPKLTLEALAEHEIVTYTFGFTGRSKLDEAFSHRGLTPKVVFTAVDADVIKTYVRLGLGVGIVAGMAVDPNLDPDLVVLDASELFESSVTRIGFRRGTFLRGFMCDFIETFAPHLTRDVLAKAVQCHNKVELEELFKDVKLPLH
- a CDS encoding thioredoxin family protein; its protein translation is MNEHPGCHQNDIVLPSIATQLELTDFDADRRLLDLPGTSLVIFTSQGCASCRYARRQLPGMALSIERLVWIDAQENFGLVQRYEVFQLPALFLVRDGAFFGALHARLAAVELRAAMTEAFARAPEELP
- a CDS encoding phosphoadenosine phosphosulfate reductase family protein, giving the protein MDLDLDRLNAEFANQPQKLIEWAIGLGKPAICTTNFRPFEAVILHMVSQAKADIPIVWMDSGYNTEATYRFADEVTQQLGLNLITYLPKRSRAHREAIDGPTPGLDDPRHAAFTEEVKLEPFARALRETAPGVWFTALRATDTAVRAQMQPVSINPDGLIKVAPLLHWSSKDLYGYLTAHGLPNNFDYFDPTKGEDNRECGLHLSH
- a CDS encoding 3-deoxy-7-phosphoheptulonate synthase, which translates into the protein MKSTTAELPINDLNVASNETLITPEQIKLEIPLTERAQRTVSAGRQVVRDILDGKDHRLFVVVGPCSIHDIKAAHEYAERLKVLAEEVSDTLYLVMRVYFEKPRTTVGWKGLINDPYLDDSFKIQDGLHIGRKLLLDLAEMGLPTATEALDPISPQYLQDLISWSAIGARTTESQTHREMASGLSSAVGFKNGTDGGLTVAINALQSVSSPHRFLGINQQGGVSIVTTKGNAYGHVVLRGGNGKPNYDSVSVAICEQELKKASIKPNIMVDCSHANSNKDPALQPLVMDNVANQILEGNQSIVGLMVESHLGWGNQSIPKDLQQLKYGVSITDACIDWESTEKTLRSMHGKLKDVLPKRQRG
- a CDS encoding GNAT family N-acetyltransferase; the encoded protein is MSEPLSIHHDLAGHQFETTVDGDRAYLSYMDLGKQTLDIYRTFVPNSLRGRGIAAALTKTALDYADSMGYTVIASCSYVERYMARTEGAAEQD